TCCGTCCCGTCCTTCGATCATGTACATGACGCCCTCGCGGGGTACGAGAGCCTCGAGAATCTTCTTCGCCGCCTCGAGGTATCCCCCGGGATTTCCCCGGAGATCGACGAGGAATCCCTCCGCCCCGTCCTCTTCCGCCTGCCGCATCGCGGCGAGAAAGCGCTCTGCCGTGTCTTCGTTGAAGGAAGTCACGCGGATCCAGGCGTAGGTCTTGCCCTCACGCTCGAGCAACTGCGTCCGCACCGTTTCGAGGGGGATCCGATCGCGGACGATCTCCAAGACGATCGGCTCCTCGTGCCCGGGACGGAGGACCTTGAGCACCGCCTTCGTTCCTTTGGGACCGCGGATCTTGTTGACCGCGGTGGTGAGGTCCAACCCCTCGAGGCTCTCGCCGTTGACCTCGACGATCTGGTCGTTGGGGCGAATGCCCGCACGCTCCGCCGGCGATCCCTCGATGGGAGAAATCACCGTAACCCGACCTCCGAGGAGCATCACCTCGGCCCCGATGCCCTCGATGGACGTGGAGAGGCTTTCCTGAAACCGCGCGAGTTCCTCCCGCGTCATGTACGCGGTATAGGGATCCCCGAGGGCCTCGAGCATTCCCTTCACCGCGCCACGGGCAAGACTTTCGTCGTTGAGTTGGGAAGGGTCGTAGTACTTCGCCTGCAAGGTGCCGTAGGCTTCGGCGAGGGGTGCAAAGGCCGCCGGTAGCCTCACCTCTTGCTTCCCGCCGAAAAAGGGGCCCGCGAGAAGAGGCGAGTTCGTCCCGAGACCTTGGGGAAGGGAAAGGCGGCCGATTCCCACACCGAGGAGGAACACGAACAAAAGAAGGGCCCACCTGCGGCCCGAAGCTCGCCACATGACCATCCGCCCTTTCTCCACGTCCCACCTGCCTTGTTTCATTATAGAGCAGGGGGACCGGGGTTTACACCTGCAAGGGCGGCACGAAACCCCATTGCACGTCCGGCCAGACCGCATGCGGTCTGGCCGGACAGTAGAGGACGTGGCGCCTGTGGTGAAAAAGCATCACGGACACCGCACGTAGTTGCAAGGAGACACGTAGCTACCGTTTACGAGCACGGAGAAATGGAGGTGTGGACCCGTGGAGTAACCCGTGCTACCGACGAGGGCGATTTGCTGCCTGCGGCTTACGACCTGTCCTTCGGAGACGAGGATCCCTCCGTCGTCGATGTGCCCGTACAAGGTGCTCACACCGTTGCCGTGGGCGACGATCACCGTGTTCCCGAAGCCGCTCATCCAGCGGGCATAGGTCACCACCCCGGTGTCCGCCGCCACGATCGGCGTGCGCTTGGGCGCGGGAATGTCGATCCCGTTGTGGAACTGGCGCGTACCGAAGATCGGGTGAATTCGCCAACCGTAGGGAGAGGAAATCGCGTAGTACCCGGGAACCGGCCACGCGAAGATGCCCTCGGGAATCCCGGGCTGCGCCTCTCGAGCACGCTGTGCTTCCTGAGCGCGCCTTTCCTGAATAATTCGCTCGAGCTCGGCAGTCGCGCGGCTGCGCTCGGCGGCGATCCGCGCAAGCTCTGCGTCAATTTCTTCGAGTTTCTGGGCAATTTGCCTTTCCGTATCCTCGTACGTGCTGAGCTTTGCCGTGTGCTCTTCTTTGCGGAGAGCGAGGCGCGAGAGCTCCTCCTGAAGGGCCCGGCGGTCGGTTTCCAAGCTCGCAATCAAGCTCTCGAGCGCCCGTTTCTGCCGCTCGACCTCGTCCTTGGCGCGTTTGTACTCCACGAGAAGGCGTTTGTCCGCTTCCACCGCCGCCGTGAGGATTTCCACGCGGCCTACAAAGTCGGCGAAATCCCTGGCGCCGAAGAGGACCTCCCCGTAGGTCATGTCACCCTGGACGTAGAGGCGATAGAGGCGCTTTTGCAGCTCTTCCTTGTGCGTCTCGAGGCGCTCCGTGGCCGCCTTGAGGGCGGCTTCCCGTTCTTCTTTCTTCTTCGTGTTTTCTTCGATCTTCGCCTTGAGGTTTTCCACCCGCGCGTTCGTCTCCGCGATCTGGGAGTCGAGGGCGGAAATTTCCTGCTTCAGCCGCTCCCTATCCTCCCTGAGCTGATCGAGGTCCTTTTGCGCCTGGGACTTCTCCCCTTCCTTCTCTCGCAGCTCGGTGTCGAGGTTTTGAATTTTCCGCTTGAGGTCCGCTTCGCTCGCCGCTCGCGCCGTAGGATTCCCTGCGGGGAGAAGTCCGAGGACGAAGAGGCCGGCGAGGATCCCGCCCAGGACGGCGCGAAACCGTCGCCCCCGCCCGTCCCTCTTCTCCCGGTTCGGTGTAGCTCCCACCTTCTCACCTCCGGTCTCTTCTCCCGCACCGCCCTCCGAGCGAAGGTCGAAAGGCGGGCTACCCCGCGCATCTGCCGTGCTGTCTTTCTCTCTCTACTTTCTACTTCTCCGGATCGGCCGTTCCCCCGGATGCGTAAACCCCGCCGTACCCGGGAAGCGGCTTCTTCCAAAGATGACCCCCCGACCTTTGGCAACGGCCAACGTGCGGTCGGCTCAGACGTGCAGGTAGCGCCGGATCGAAAGGAGGCTTCCTCCCGCCCCGATGCCGACGCCTACGCCGAGGAGGAGGACGAGAAGGGTGCCCTGTACGGCCTCCGGCGTGAGGAGGGGGATGAAGGCGAAGTTTTCCTGCACATAGCGCACGAGCGCGCGGTACCCTTCCGCGAGCAAGAAAAAGGGGATGAGCGCCCCCACGGTACCCAAGAGGAGCCCCTCGAAAAAGAAGGGTAGGCGTATGTAGAGCCCCGTAGCGCCCACGAGGCGCATGAGTTCGACTTCTTCGCGGCGCATGTAGATCGTGAGGCGCACCGTGTTCATGATCAGGTAGACGGCCGTAAAGGCGAGCAGGGCCAAGAGCACGAAGGCCGTCGACCGGAGGATGCTCGTCCACAGAAAGAGCTTGTCCACCCACTCCGCGCCGTAGCGAACGGCATCCACACCGGGAAGCCCTTCGATTGCCGCGGCGAGTTCGGGAACGTCGCGCGGCTCGGAGGCCCGAACGACGAAGCTCGGCGGAAGGGTCTCCTCTGCCCGGATGTCCTGGGCGAAGATGTCCTTGAGCTCCGGACCGTACCTCTCGGAGAGGCGCTCGAGCCCTTCCTGCGGCGAAATGTACGCGACGGAGGCGACACCGGGGAGCGCCTTGAGGGCGGCTTCGAGCCGGTCGATTTCCTCCGCTTTCGCCCCTACGGGAGCGAACACGCGGATGACGACCTCTCCCTCCACCTCGCGGCTCAAGTTGTCGACGTTTTGCACGAGGAGGTAGACCGCGCCTACGAGAAAAAGGGTGACGGCCACCGTGCTCAAGGTGGCAAGGGTGTGAAAGCGATGGCGCCAAAGGTTTTTTCCCGTTTCGCGGAGGTGCCGGAACAACGTTCTAGGCTTCATGCGGGATCACCCCCGCCGCCGAATCTCGGAGGATCCGCCCTTCCATGAGGAGGAGGGTCCGCCGCCGAAAACGCTCGACGAGCTCTCGATTGTGCGTCGCCATGAGGACGGTCGTGCCCGTGAGGTTGATCTCGTCCAGGATCTGGAGGATTCGCCGCGCGTTGTCCGGGTCGAGGTTCCCCGTGGGCTCATCCGCCAGAAGGATTTCCGGTTTGGGGGCGATGGCCCGGGCGATCGCCACGCGCTGCTTTTCCCCGCCCGACAGTTGGGCGGGAAAGCGGCGGACGAGGTGAGGAATCCCCACGAGGTGGAGGACGTCGCGTACGCGGCGGCGCACCTCATCGGGAGGGTACTCCAGAACTTCTAAGGCAAAAGCGACGTTTTCTTCCACGGTGAGGTGATCGAGAAGGCGAAAGTCTTGAAACACGACGCCGACTTTCCGACGAAGGAAAGGCAGGTGGCGCGGGCGCTTGCGTCCGATCGTGAACCCCGCGACGCGCATTTCCCCTTCCGTCGGCGTCTCCTCCCCGTAGAGGAGCTTGAGAAGGGTCGTCTTGCCCGCACCGCTGGGTCCGATCAAATAGACGAACTCCCCGGGTTCCACGGTGAGCGAAATGTTGCGGAGGGCGTGGATCTTCCCGTACGACTTCCAGACGGACTTCAGCTCGATCAACCACGCTACCTCCCCTCGGAGTCGAACGCTGGCAGTATTTCCCGGGAAATCGTGCGCGGCGCCTCGCTTCTCCAATTATATCAACTCAGCTTGCGAACGAGAGTAGGAGCGGCGTGGGAAATCCTTCCGAAAAAAAACCGCCCCCGTGGGGGGGCGGGAGGAAAGATGTTCAACGTCTGACGTGCTTGGCCGCCTCCGAAAGCGCCGGAGGAAGCGTGAGCCCGTAGGTTGCGAGGGAGGAATCGTTCACGACGAGCTCGACGTCGCGCACGACCTCGACGGGGATTTCTCCGGGGGACGTCCCTCGAAGAACGCGGGCGGCGAGCTCGCCGGTCTGTACGCCCATCGCGTGGTAATCGATGCCGTAGGCGGCGACGGCCCCTCGGGCTACGGAATCTACGTCCGAAGCAAAGAGCGGGATCCGGCGTTCCTCGGCGACTTTGGCGAGGGAATCGATGGCGGCGACGACGCCGTTGTCTACGAGGACGAGGAAGGCGTCGACCCCTTGGTTGGCGAGGGCTTGGGCGGCAGCCTGGATTTCGGCTTCCTGGGCCACGCCCTTGGCGCGAACCTCGAGGCCGAATTCCGGCGCCGCAGACCGAAGTACCTCGAGCTGCTTCACCGCGTTGACCTCTCCCGAAGAGTAGACCACGCCGACGGAACGGGCGTCCGGGAGAAAGGCGCGGATGAGCTCCAGGGATTTTCGGGAGGGGTGGACGTCGCTCGTTCCCGTGATCGTCCCGCCCGGGTGCTCGAGGGAGGCGACGAGCCCTGCCGCCACGGGATCCGTAACCGCCGCAAAGACGAGCGGCGTCTTGCCGATCGCCTTGGCCGCAGCCTGGGCAGACGGCGTGGCGATGGCGATCACGAGGTCGTACCCGGAAGCGTACTTCTGTCCGATGGAAGCCGCCGTATCCGTGCTTCCCTGGGCGTTCGTCACGTCGAGGACGAGGTTCTTTCCTTCCGCAAATCCCTCCCGGGCAAGTCCCTCCACGATCCCTTGACGTAGGGCGTCGAGGGCCGGGTGGGCGACGAACTGCGTAAGACCCACCCTTTTGGGGACCTCGGCAGAGGGCTTTTCCTGTGTGCACCCCGCCACGAAGGCGAGCGTCCAACCAAACAGCGCCAAAAGGACAAAGGCGCGAGGCGCGCTCAGGCGAGATCCGCGCATGAAATCTCCTCCCATCTCGGCTCGGCAATCTCGGCTCGACGCTTTACCTAACGCTTACAAAGATTTTACGGATTTTTAACCATTTCCGCGAGTTCCTGTGGTATGGTAGTGGCGGAAGCGCCGAGCAAGCCCCCACGTTCGTGCCCCCTTTCGTCACGTCCCTGCCGGGCGGTACGTGTACCGCCTGCTTTTTTTTACCGGCGTACAAGGAAATGGGGGTCCCGGAAGTCCTTCCTTCCGGGACCCGCGCTTTTTCGTCTCCTAGGGCCGTCGGGAACCATCAGGCACCGAGGAGCCACTCCGCCTCGGCGACGAGGCGTTCCACGGTGAAGCCGTATTCCCGAACGACGACCTCTCCGGGTGCCGAGGCGCCGAACCGGTCGACGCCGATCACCCGCCCCTCAGGGCCGACGAAGTCCCCCCAGCCGAGGGTTGCGGCCATCTCTACGGCGATGCGCCTGGTGACCGATTGAGGAAGCACGGCTTCGCGGTAGGCTTCGTCTTGGGCGAGGAAAAGTTCGCGGCTCGGCATGCTCACGACGCGAACGCGCCGCCCGCGCGAAGCGAGGATCTTGGCCGCCTCGAGGGCGAGCGCGACCTCCGAACCCGTGGCCAACCAGAGAAGCTCGGGGAGCTCGCCCGGGGCATTTTCGTAGAGGATGTACGCGCCGCGCGGTACGCCCTCCCACGCCTTCGCTTCCGTCTCTGCGAGGACGGGGAGCTTTTGGCGGGTGAGGACGAGCGCCGTCGGACCTTCGCGTCGCGCGAGCCAGACGCCGTACGCCGCCCGCACCTCGTTCGCGTCGGCCGGTCGGATGACGACGAGGTTCGGCATGGCCCGGAGCGAAGCGAGGTGTTCGATGGGCTGGTGCGTCGGACCGTCCTCCCCCACGGCAATCGAATCGTGGGTGAACACGTAGAGCACGGGAAGGTGGGAAAGTGCGGCGACGCGGATCGCCGGCCGCAGGTAGTCGGAGAACACGAGGAACGTTCCCCCGAAGGGGCGGATGCCGCCGTGGAGCGCAAGTCCGTTCAACGCGGCGCCCATGGCGTGTTCGCGTACGCCGAACCAGATGTTCCGTCCGGCGGCGTTTTCCCGCGTGACGTCGCCTCGGTCCTTGAGGTACGTGTTGTTGGAAGAGGAGAGGTCGGCCGAGCCGCCGACGATTGCCGGGATGCGCGCCGCCAAGGCGTTGAGCACGGCACCGGAAGCCTGGCGGGTGGCGAGACCCTCGCCGGACGCAAAGCGGGGAAGGGCTTCTTCCCACCCTGAAGGTAGACGTCCCTCCATCTGTTCGACGAAAGCCTCGTAGAGGGCGGGGTGTTCGGCCCGGTAGCGCTCCAGGAGTTCTTCCCAGGCGCGGCGGGCTTCCGCCCCGCGGGCGGCGGCCTCCCGGTACGGCACGTACGCCGCCTCGGGAACCTCGAAGGGGGGCCACGTCCAGCCGTAGAACTCTTTGGCCCGCGCGGCCTCCTCAGGACCGAGGGGGGCGCCGTGCACCTTGTGCGTCCCCTGAAGATTGGGGGCACCGCGGCCGATCACCGTCTTCACCTCGATGATCGAGGGCCGCCGCGTTTCCGCCTGAGCTTCCCGGATGGCAGCTTCGATGGCGGCGACGTCCTCCCCGTCCTCCACACGCAGGTATTGCCACCCCTGGGCGACGAAACGACCGCGAACGTCCTCGCTGAAGGCGCGGGCGAGGGGGCCGTCCAGGGAAACGTCGTTGGAATCGTAGAGGACGATGAGCTTTCCGAGGCCGAGGTGGCCGGCGAGGGAGGCGGCCTCGTAGCTGATTCCCTCCATGAGGTCGCCGTCGGAGGCGAGCACGTACGTGTAGTGGTCCACAACGGGGAAGCCCGGCCGGTTGTAGCGTGCGGCGAGGTGCGCCTCCGCGAGGGCAATTCCTACGGCCGTAGCGAAACCTTGACCGAGGGGACCCGTCGTCGCCTCCACGCCGGGAGTAAGCCCGTACTCGGGGTGCCCCGGCGTGCGGCTCCCAAACTGGCGGAAGCGCTTGAGCTCCTCCATGGGCATGTCGAAGCCGGCCATATGAAGGGCGGCGTAGAGAAGCGCCGACGCATGTCCTCCCGAGAGGACGAAGCGGTCGCGGTTCCACCACTTCGGCGCCCGCGGATCGTAGCGCATCACGCGCGTAAAGAGCACGTACGCCATAGGGGCGGCGCCCATGGGCATCCCGGGATGTCCGGAGCGCGCCGCTTCGATCATGTCGATGGCGAGTACCCGGAGGGCGTTCAGCCCAAGCCGCTCGGGTTCCGACAACACCTGACCGCTCAACGCAAACCCCCCTGCCGTGGTGGTTGTAGGGTGCGGGGAACCCGCGGCGTCATCAGCCGCTCGTCCCTCCCGCTCGCTGCTTCGGGCGTGCGCCGGCGCCCCCGCGCAGTGGGCGGAGGAATCACGCCTCCTCGCCCTCGGGAGTCCCGCCCGATGCACGGGCCGCTTGGCCTCCCAACGCTTCCTGGCGGAGGTAGGCGTCGATGAAGGCGTCGATCGCGCCGTCCATAACGGCCTCCACGTCCGTGGACTCGACGCCCGTCCGGTGGTCCTTCACAAGGCGGTACGGCTGGAAGACGTAGGAGCGGATCTGACTCCCCCAGGCGATCTCTTTCTGTTCTCCCTGGAGGCGTCGGAGCTCTTCCTCTCGCTTTTGAAGCTCGAGCTCGTACAGGCGCGCGCGCAGGATCTTCATCGCCCGCTCGCGGTTTTGAATCTGCGAGCGCTCCGTCTGCACGCTCACGACGATCCCCGTGGGGATGTGCGTAATCCGCACGGCAGAGTCCGTCATGTTCACGTACTGCCCGCCCGCCCCGCTCGCGCGAAACGTCTCGATGCGCAGGTCCTCGGGACGGATGTCCACCTCTACGCCCTCTTCGATCTCGGGCAGGACGTTTACGGAGGCGAACGACGTGTGCCGCCGCCCGGAAGCGTCGAACGGAGAGATGCGCACGAGGCGGTGCACGCCGCGCTCGGAGCGAAGGCGGCCGTAGGCGTATCTTCCCTTTACGAGGAACGTGACGCTCTTGATTCCCGCCTCGTCTCCCGGGAGGAGGTCGAGGACCTCCACACCGTAGCCGTGATCCTCGGCCCAGCGGGTGTACATCCGGTAGAGCATCTCCGCCCAATCCTGCGCCTCCGTGCCGCCGGCTCCGGGGTGAATTTCCACGATGGCGTTGCGCGCGTCGTACGGCCCGGAGAGGAGGAGCCGAAGTTCGAAACGCTCGAGCTCCTCTTCGAGGGAGCGAGCGGTCCGTTCGAACTCCGCGGCGAGCTCCGGGTCCTCCTCTTCCCGGAGGAGTTCGAGGAGGGTCTCCGCGTCCTCCAACTTCCGCCCCAATTCGTCCACCGTGTCCAAGGTCTCCCGGAGATCCCCCAGTTCGGAGAGAAGGCGCTGTGCCCGCACGGGATCATCCCAGAGGTCGGGGCGCGTCGCCTCGGCCTCCAGTTTGGCGAGCATCTCCCGTTTCCCGGTGTGGTCAAAGAGACCTCCGGATTGCCTCGATCCGCTCCGCAGCGGATTCGAGGATTTGGCGCGCGGTAAACAGGTCCACGTTCTTCACCCTCCGGAAAATCATTGTACAACAAGGTCGGCAATTGGCAAGGGGATGGATGATTCTGTCTTGCCGTACGAGACGGGACGTCGCCCCGGGAACCGAGCCGCTGGGCAGGGGTCAGACGTTCGGACGATCCCAGCTCGGTGCGGGCTAAGTCGTCAACCCGGAGCGCGAGGCACGCCCTACGGCTGGGCCTTCGGCCGTTGCGATTTGTACTCGAGGGAAAAGCCCTCCGCATCGCCCGAAGGGGCTTCATGAAGCGCGCCCTTTCCCTTCCCGGGTTTCCAGGCGCCCTTCCCCTTGCGACGACCTCCCGTCGCCCGGGGATCTTCCCCCTCCCGAACCGGTTTCCCCTCCGCGACGGAGACGCGCACGGGCGGCGCGATCCCCACCTGCGCTTTGAGGACGTACGCCGTAACCTCTGCGTCCACGCTCCGAACCATCGCCTGAAACATTTCGTACCCTTCCATCTGGTACTCGCGCAAGGGATCCCGCTGGCCGTAGGCGCGAAGGTGAATCCCTTGTCGCAACTGGTCCATGGCGTCGATGTGGTCCATCCACTTGGCGTCGATCGTCTTGAGGAGGACGACCTTTTCGAACTCGCGGAAGAACTCCGGCGCAAGCGCCTGCCTTCGGGCTTCGTAGCGTTCCCGCGCCCGCGCCAGGAGAAAGTCCGTCACGCCTTCGCGTCCTCCCGCTTCCCAGGTACGGCGCAGGTCCTCGAGGGACACCTCGTCGTCGAAGACGCCCGCCCGGAGCGCCCCGAGGAGGGCATCGAGGGAGGAGGTCACCGGGTCTTTCCCTTGCGTTTCCCCGGCTTGGTCCCAGGCGTAAGGATCGACGTCGGAAAGGTGCTCCTCCACGAGACGGCGGATGTGCCGCTCGATCATCTTCCCGACGATGTCGCCGAGGTCGTCCCGGAAGAGGATTTCGCGGCGTTCCCGGTAGATGAGCTCCCGCTGCTCGTTGATCACGTTGTCGTACTGAAGCACCCAGCGGCGGCGATCGAAGTTCATAGCCTCCACCTTGCGCTGCGCCTGCTCGATGGCCCGCGTGACGAGCCCGCTCTCGATCGGCTCGTCGTCGGGGAGCCCCAAACGTTCCATGAGTTGCTTGATTTGCTCGCCGCCGAACTTCTGGAGGAGTTCGTCCTCCAGGGACAGGAAAAATTGGGAAACGCCGGGGTCTCCCTGTCGCCCGCTCCGGCCGCGGAGCTGATTGTCGATGCGCCGGGATTCGTGCCGCTCCGTGCCGATGATCGCGAGACCGCCGAGCTCGGCGACCCCCGGCCCCAGCTTGATGTCCGTGCCCCGGCCTGCCATGTTCGTGGCAATCGTTACGGCGCCCTTTTGCCCGGCTTGGGCGACGATTTCCGCTTCGCGCGCGTGGTGCTTGGCGTTCAGGACGTTGTGGGGAATCCCCCTTCGCTTGAGGAGGCGGGAGAGGTGCTCGGACGTCTCAATCGACGTCGTCCCCACGAGGACCGGCTGCCCCGTACGATGGCGCCGTTCGATTTCCTCGACAACGGCGCGAAACTTCGCCTCGCGCGTCTTGTACACGACGTCCGGCAGGTCCTGCCGGATCATCGGCTTGTGCGTGGGAATTACGACGACGTCCATGCCGTAGATCGTTTGGAATTCCTCTTCTTCCGTCTTGGCCGTACCCGTCATCCCCGCGAGCTTTTGGTAGAGGCGGAAGTAGTTCTGGATCGTGATCGTCGCGAGGGTCATCGTCTCCTCGCGCACGCGAAGCCCCTCTTTGGCCTCGATCGCCTGGTGGAGGCCGTCCGAGTATCGCCGGCCGTACATGATCCGCCCCGTGAACTCGTCCACGATGAGCACTTCGCCGTCCTGCACGACGTAGTCTACGTCGCGGCGCATGAGGTGGTGCGCCTTGAGTGCCTGCAAGATCATGTGGTGGAGTTCCATGTGCTCGGGATTGAAGAGGTTGTCGATGCGGAAGGCACGCTCCGCCTTTTCCGCGCCGGATTCCGTGAGCGTCACGGCGTGCGCCTTGACGTCCACCTTGAAGTCCTCCTCGGGAACGAGCGTCCGGACGAAGCGGTCGACGCGCGCGTACATCTCGCTCGGACGCTTAGGCCCCCCCGAGATGATGAGCGGCGTCCGAGCCTCGTCGATGAGGATCGAGTCTACCTCGTCGACGATGGCGTAGTGGAGCGGCCGTTGCACGATGTGCTCTTTGTACACCGCCATGTTGTCCCGCAGGTAGTCAAAACCGAACTCGCTGTTCGTCCCGTACGTGATGTCCGCCGCATAGGCGGCCCTCTTCTCCTCGAAGCTCTGGTTGGGATGGATGAGCCCGACGCTAAGGCCGAGAAACTCGTAAACCGGGCCCATGTCCGTTCGGTCGCGGCGGGCGAGGTAGTCGTTCACCGTGACGACGTGCACGCCCTTCCCGGGCAAGGCGTTGAGATACGCCGCCAAGGTGGCGACGAGCGTTTTCCCTTCTCCGGTCTTCATCTCCGCGATGCGTCCTTCGTGCAAGACCATCCCGCCGATGAGCTGGACGTCGAAGTGGCGGAGACCGATCGTCCGCTTCGCCGCCTCCCGAACGACGGCAAAGGCCTCGATGAGGAGGTCGTCGAGCGTCGCACCCCGCGCCAGGCGCTCGCGAAACTCGTCCGTCTTGGCCCGGAGTTCGGCGTCGGAAAGGCGCTCCATCTCCGGCTCTAAGGCGTTTATCGCTTCGACCTTCCGGCGGTAGCGTCGAAGCTCGCGCTCGTTTGGATCTGGCAAAATTTTCCTGAGTATTCCGATCATTTTTCATCCCTCCACGACGCCTGCGGCGCCGCGTTCATTGTACCAAATCCCCCTTTCCTCCTACAATCCAAAGACAGAAGGGCGGGGGCGTCACCCCCGCCCGGCAGTCGCGTCTGGGCGAATGCGGAGTCCCCCCGTGGGACCGCGCAAGGTCGTGCCTCGCAGCTTCGGCTCGGCGGGTTCTCGAATTTTTCCCCAGCGGTCACGCGGCGAAACGTCCCCTCGCCTACTCGGTGGCGGCGGTGGGCTCGATGAGGCCGTACGTACCGTCCTTCCGCCGGTAGACGACGTGCACCTCCTCCGTCACCGCATCGCGGTACACGTAGAAGTCGTGCCCGAGGAGGTTCATTTGGAGGATGGCCTCCTCCGCCGTCATGGGCTTCAGGGGGACCTGCTTGCGGCGGGCGATGGCCACCTCCTCCTCCTTTTCCTCCCCTTCCGTTCCCGCTTCCGAAACGGCCTCTACGAAGACCGCGCCTTGCTCCCGCGCCTTGCGGTTGATGCGCGTCTTGTACTTGTGGATCTGCCGCACGAGTTTGTCGACGACGTTGTCCAACGCGGCGTATACGTCGTGGGTCTTGTCCTCCGCGCGGAGGATCAGGGAGTTCAGGGGGATCGTCACCTCGGCGCGCTGCCCGTCGCGGTACACCTTGAGGTTTACGTAGGCCGTAACCTCGTCGATATTGCGAAAGTACTTTTCGATCTTCTTAAGCCGCTTTTCCGCATAGTCCCGAATGGCCGGGGTGACTTCCACGTTTTCTCCCCGCACGACCGTGCGCATGGCGTTCCCTCCTCCTTCTTGCCAGCCACGTAAAAGCAAAAGAGGTAATCCCACTATACCACAAGCCATCAGGTACGGTGTACACCCGCACGTCCTCCCTAAAAGGAAAACCCTCCGCCAACGCGGAGGGTTCATTTCCCTGGAAAGGTGTTTCGCCTTACCGCGAAACCTTCGTCACATTCGCCGCCTGCGGGCCGCGGGCGCCTTGCACGATGTCGAAGGTCACGAGCTGACCTTCCTCGAGCGTGCGGTACCCTTCCCCGTTGATGGCCGTGTAGTGGACGAAGACGTCCTCTCCGTCTTCGCGCTCGATGAACCCGTACCCCTTCGCGGCGTTAAACCACTTCACCCGTCCTTGGTACACGTACAAACATCCCTTCTACACTGGAAATTCATAAGCCCGCCCCGCAGGCTTATGGCCTAAGTGTAGCATACACCCTTTCCCGCGACAAGTATACGCGCGGCCGTCCGGCAAAATTTTTTTCCGGACGGTACCGGAGCATTTTCTTTTATCTTACAGGAGAAGGTCGAAAAGCAGGCCCTCGAGCTCGCCCACCAGGGAAAGGAGGCGCCTAAGGTCCTCCTCTTCGACCTCCCAGCGCGCCAACGCCTCGTACACCTCCTCTGCACGGCGCAAAATGCGCACCTTGAGCCATCCCGCCCGTCCGGGAAACACACCTTCGTCGACCTCCAGGGTTACCGCCGCCCGAGCGAGGAAACGGCGAACGCGCTCCCGGTAGCGACGGACGGCCTGCGGGCGGGGGGAACGGCGCAAGGCTTGCCCTGCTAGCCGCACTTCCTCGTATTCCTCCCGAAGCTGCGCCGTACCGCCACCGAAACCGGCCGGGACACTCTCCTGAGCTCGCACCTCGACCGGCGCCGCCATCCCACCGTTTTCGCGCCTTTCCGACGAATCGGGGGCGGCAATCTCCGCGAAGAGGGCGGCAAACGTCCCCCGAGGTTCTCCCGCGTGAGGTTGGGATCGGCGGTCGGGCGTCCGCCCCACCGTCCGACGCTCCACCGGTCGCGCCTCCACGCTCTCACCCCGCTCATCCTTTGTGGTCCACGAGGCCGCCCGAAGGAAATCCACCCTCTTCCCGGGACTGTGCGGTGTAGCTGCGCTCCGCGCGCGTGCGGGTACGCAATTCCTCCAGCGCGGCCAAAAGCGCGCGCCGTCGGTCCTCAAGTGCGCTTCGAAGCGCCTCTTCCTCCGCGAGGAGTTTTTCCCTCAGGGAAATTCGGGAGGCTTCGGCTAGCGCCCGAGAAAGGGTGTTCCCGTATGCGGAAATCCAGCGTTCGCGCGCCTCTAAGGCCGCAAGCACCCCCGAAAGATCGTCTTGGGCCAGAGACCTTCGGACGTCCTCCGTGAGCTTTTGCCAGGCGGCGAGGA
The Brockia lithotrophica DNA segment above includes these coding regions:
- a CDS encoding Cold shock protein CspA is translated as MYVYQGRVKWFNAAKGYGFIEREDGEDVFVHYTAINGEGYRTLEEGQLVTFDIVQGARGPQAANVTKVSR
- a CDS encoding Protein export cytoplasm protein SecA ATPase RNA helicase, whose translation is MIGILRKILPDPNERELRRYRRKVEAINALEPEMERLSDAELRAKTDEFRERLARGATLDDLLIEAFAVVREAAKRTIGLRHFDVQLIGGMVLHEGRIAEMKTGEGKTLVATLAAYLNALPGKGVHVVTVNDYLARRDRTDMGPVYEFLGLSVGLIHPNQSFEEKRAAYAADITYGTNSEFGFDYLRDNMAVYKEHIVQRPLHYAIVDEVDSILIDEARTPLIISGGPKRPSEMYARVDRFVRTLVPEEDFKVDVKAHAVTLTESGAEKAERAFRIDNLFNPEHMELHHMILQALKAHHLMRRDVDYVVQDGEVLIVDEFTGRIMYGRRYSDGLHQAIEAKEGLRVREETMTLATITIQNYFRLYQKLAGMTGTAKTEEEEFQTIYGMDVVVIPTHKPMIRQDLPDVVYKTREAKFRAVVEEIERRHRTGQPVLVGTTSIETSEHLSRLLKRRGIPHNVLNAKHHAREAEIVAQAGQKGAVTIATNMAGRGTDIKLGPGVAELGGLAIIGTERHESRRIDNQLRGRSGRQGDPGVSQFFLSLEDELLQKFGGEQIKQLMERLGLPDDEPIESGLVTRAIEQAQRKVEAMNFDRRRWVLQYDNVINEQRELIYRERREILFRDDLGDIVGKMIERHIRRLVEEHLSDVDPYAWDQAGETQGKDPVTSSLDALLGALRAGVFDDEVSLEDLRRTWEAGGREGVTDFLLARARERYEARRQALAPEFFREFEKVVLLKTIDAKWMDHIDAMDQLRQGIHLRAYGQRDPLREYQMEGYEMFQAMVRSVDAEVTAYVLKAQVGIAPPVRVSVAEGKPVREGEDPRATGGRRKGKGAWKPGKGKGALHEAPSGDAEGFSLEYKSQRPKAQP
- a CDS encoding Peptide chain release factor 2: MLAKLEAEATRPDLWDDPVRAQRLLSELGDLRETLDTVDELGRKLEDAETLLELLREEEDPELAAEFERTARSLEEELERFELRLLLSGPYDARNAIVEIHPGAGGTEAQDWAEMLYRMYTRWAEDHGYGVEVLDLLPGDEAGIKSVTFLVKGRYAYGRLRSERGVHRLVRISPFDASGRRHTSFASVNVLPEIEEGVEVDIRPEDLRIETFRASGAGGQYVNMTDSAVRITHIPTGIVVSVQTERSQIQNRERAMKILRARLYELELQKREEELRRLQGEQKEIAWGSQIRSYVFQPYRLVKDHRTGVESTDVEAVMDGAIDAFIDAYLRQEALGGQAARASGGTPEGEEA
- a CDS encoding Transketolase translates to MLSEPERLGLNALRVLAIDMIEAARSGHPGMPMGAAPMAYVLFTRVMRYDPRAPKWWNRDRFVLSGGHASALLYAALHMAGFDMPMEELKRFRQFGSRTPGHPEYGLTPGVEATTGPLGQGFATAVGIALAEAHLAARYNRPGFPVVDHYTYVLASDGDLMEGISYEAASLAGHLGLGKLIVLYDSNDVSLDGPLARAFSEDVRGRFVAQGWQYLRVEDGEDVAAIEAAIREAQAETRRPSIIEVKTVIGRGAPNLQGTHKVHGAPLGPEEAARAKEFYGWTWPPFEVPEAAYVPYREAAARGAEARRAWEELLERYRAEHPALYEAFVEQMEGRLPSGWEEALPRFASGEGLATRQASGAVLNALAARIPAIVGGSADLSSSNNTYLKDRGDVTRENAAGRNIWFGVREHAMGAALNGLALHGGIRPFGGTFLVFSDYLRPAIRVAALSHLPVLYVFTHDSIAVGEDGPTHQPIEHLASLRAMPNLVVIRPADANEVRAAYGVWLARREGPTALVLTRQKLPVLAETEAKAWEGVPRGAYILYENAPGELPELLWLATGSEVALALEAAKILASRGRRVRVVSMPSRELFLAQDEAYREAVLPQSVTRRIAVEMAATLGWGDFVGPEGRVIGVDRFGASAPGEVVVREYGFTVERLVAEAEWLLGA
- a CDS encoding Ribosomal subunit interface protein codes for the protein MRTVVRGENVEVTPAIRDYAEKRLKKIEKYFRNIDEVTAYVNLKVYRDGQRAEVTIPLNSLILRAEDKTHDVYAALDNVVDKLVRQIHKYKTRINRKAREQGAVFVEAVSEAGTEGEEKEEEVAIARRKQVPLKPMTAEEAILQMNLLGHDFYVYRDAVTEEVHVVYRRKDGTYGLIEPTAATE